The Geotalea uraniireducens Rf4 genome window below encodes:
- the mtnP gene encoding S-methyl-5'-thioadenosine phosphorylase → MSEQVIGIIGGSGLYELDGLTDVKSVAVTTPFGEPSDEFITGVLDGVRMVFLPRHGKGHRLLPSEVNYRANIYGMKKLGVNRLISVSAVGSMKEEIVPGHIVIPDQFIDRTNASRANTFFGNGIVAHVQFADPVCAELSDILFAAAQAAGATAHKGGTYICMEGPAFSTRAESIMYRSFGVSVIGMTNIPEAKLARESEICYGVIALATDYDCWHESHEDVSIDAIIDTIKKNVAMAKTIIKNAVGLISGERACPCSSAMQYAVITEKSIIPDEVKKNLDIIIGKYL, encoded by the coding sequence ATGAGCGAACAGGTAATCGGCATAATCGGCGGCAGTGGACTGTATGAACTGGATGGCCTTACCGACGTGAAAAGCGTAGCGGTGACGACACCATTTGGTGAGCCGTCCGACGAATTTATCACCGGGGTGCTGGACGGAGTCAGGATGGTATTTCTTCCCCGCCACGGCAAGGGGCATCGGCTGCTGCCGTCGGAAGTCAACTACCGGGCCAATATTTACGGCATGAAGAAGCTCGGGGTGAACCGCCTCATTTCCGTCTCAGCTGTGGGTAGCATGAAAGAGGAAATCGTTCCCGGTCATATCGTCATACCCGACCAGTTTATCGACCGCACCAACGCCAGCCGTGCCAATACATTCTTCGGCAACGGCATCGTTGCCCATGTCCAGTTTGCCGATCCGGTCTGCGCGGAACTGTCTGATATTCTTTTTGCCGCTGCCCAGGCTGCCGGTGCAACGGCCCACAAGGGAGGGACCTATATCTGCATGGAGGGGCCGGCATTTTCCACCAGGGCTGAGTCGATCATGTACCGCTCGTTCGGCGTCTCCGTTATCGGCATGACCAACATCCCGGAAGCAAAGCTGGCCAGGGAATCGGAAATCTGTTACGGTGTCATCGCCCTGGCCACCGATTACGACTGCTGGCACGAGTCCCATGAAGATGTGTCGATAGATGCGATAATCGACACTATCAAGAAGAATGTCGCTATGGCAAAGACGATCATCAAAAATGCCGTCGGCCTCATAAGCGGTGAAAGGGCTTGCCCTTGTTCGTCCGCCATGCAGTATGCCGTTATCACCGAAAAGTCGATTATCCCCGACGAGGTGAAGAAGAACCTCGATATTATTATCGGCAAATACCTGTAA